Genomic window (Bacteroidota bacterium):
CTTTCACCCGATATGAATAATTTAATCCGGCCTGTGTAGTGGTCAACTTGCCACTCCCCGCATCATCCCTTAAAAGAAGGAGGCCGACACCGCTATTATATTGGCTTAAATAAGTATCGTAGGAAAGGGAATAGGTAAGGAATTTGCCGCTCAGCTTTGGCCACTGATCCCTGTAATTCAGACATACCCTGCTATTACCTGCTGTTCCTGCCAATGAAGGGCCCAAATACAAAGGGGCAGCATAAAACTGTGAAAACTGAGGGTCCTGTGAATATCCATAAAGATTTATGAACAATAACAATATGATACCTAACCTTTTCTTCATCATCAAAATATAATTTATTTTTCCGCCTCTCATTTTCTCATTAACAATACATCTCCAGCAAAACTAAAACGCTTACCATTATTGTAAAATCCGGAAACCCTATAAATATACACATCCTGAGTTAATAATTTCCCTTTATAATAACCATCCCAACCTATTTCTATATCATTACTTTCAAAAACCAGGACACCCCAACGATTGTAAATTTCCATGTGATAATCCTGAATACCATTCATGATTACAATCGGGTAAAACACATCGTTGGAATAATCATTTCTATTGTACCTTCCGTTACTGGAACCATTTGGATTAGGAGTAAATGCAGAAGGGAACTTAATCGAACTTCTCTCAATCACATGAACAGCATTAGTTATGGTTACTGAATCCTTACA
Coding sequences:
- a CDS encoding gliding motility-associated C-terminal domain-containing protein — its product is ITVHPVPKAKFDVVTTDLYIPGDELRCYNTSEGAENWLWDFGDRTSSADFNGVHTYADSGVYNIKLVASSSYLCKDSVTITNAVHVIERSSIKFPSAFTPNPNGSSNGRYNRNDYSNDVFYPIVIMNGIQDYHMEIYNRWGVLVFESNDIEIGWDGYYKGKLLTQDVYIYRVSGFYNNGKRFSFAGDVLLMRK